The nucleotide sequence TTCTTTAGGGATTTTAAATATAAAATTACAGCTTTTCTAATATCATACGCCGTTTCATTTTCTTTTGGATGATACACTTCAATCACACCGGGATGCGATTCGGTTAAAAAGGGAATATCGTAACCCAACATTAAAAAATCACTGGTGGCTATAGTGTACGTCTTCTCGTCATCAATTTGTTCATCTTTGATCATCCATTTTCCATTTGCGCTGTTCACGTTGATCAAATAGCGCTGTAAATATGCACCATTCCCTCTTTTTTCCTTCCCGTAATCCAGAACTTCGTTTAATAAAGACCCTTTCATTTTAACTCTTACAATACTTCCTCCAAACGGCAGCACCCTGAAAATATCCATAGTACTTATATCTCCTTCCAGCATATCGTCTACTCTGAAGGACCCTGAATTCACTATAACCGCGTCCATGTCATTATTATAAGCATAGGACATTCCTCTGGTTATGATCCCTCCTAAGTTGGTTTGTGTTGAACGATTTGCGCTATCGGTTCCATCTAGCGGGGGAACGGCGCGGTATATAATCTCATTGGGATTATCAATTACCTGCTTGATCTGGGCATCAAGGACCGAATTCCATTTGTCCACGATAGCTTTAACCGACGGTTTAGATGGTGTTGTATCATCAATAGGCATCAAGTGGGAGTCTATATTTAATTGCTTCGTATGCACATTATAGGTTAGGGTATGAATATATACGGTCTTAGCGTTGGCATCTGCCTTAGCAATTACGCCGCCGTTGTTAGTAACCAGCATATTGTTATGCTCATGTCCTCCCATTATCAAAGGCAAATTTGGAAGATATTTCAGAAGTTCTTTATCCTGATCTATGGTTAAATGTGTAAATCCAATAGTAATATCA is from Constantimarinum furrinae and encodes:
- a CDS encoding bifunctional metallophosphatase/5'-nucleotidase — its product is MKQFILSFLISVFLFGCSSTRTPVTETGDDGLITFKFIQLNDVYEIAPLSGGQYGGMARVAHVRDSVAKVNPNTFLFMAGDFLNPSLLGTIKLQGERIAGRQMIEVMNAMNFDLVTFGNHEFDISEEALQERLNESNFTWVSANVLQVQEDGNKPFSIQRDVGNIPIPRTYKRVIRDKDGTEVTVGFISVTVPSNPRDYVLYGDIYTTAVEANEILKDQSDITIGFTHLTIDQDKELLKYLPNLPLIMGGHEHNNMLVTNNGGVIAKADANAKTVYIHTLTYNVHTKQLNIDSHLMPIDDTTPSKPSVKAIVDKWNSVLDAQIKQVIDNPNEIIYRAVPPLDGTDSANRSTQTNLGGIITRGMSYAYNNDMDAVIVNSGSFRVDDMLEGDISTMDIFRVLPFGGSIVRVKMKGSLLNEVLDYGKEKRGNGAYLQRYLINVNSANGKWMIKDEQIDDEKTYTIATSDFLMLGYDIPFLTESHPGVIEVYHPKENETAYDIRKAVILYLKSLKK